The following proteins are co-located in the Salvelinus fontinalis isolate EN_2023a chromosome 29, ASM2944872v1, whole genome shotgun sequence genome:
- the LOC129827747 gene encoding protocadherin alpha-8-like isoform X22, which yields MEHRGCRAWRERQPSVTYMVALIFFWIGASAQIRYSISEELKEGTVVGNIAKDLGIDLSTLKERGCRIVSGSTEPPFQLNQNDGILYVTRKIDREEVCDRITVCLINLKTVLENPLEIHYVAVEVLDVNDHSPSFPEKDKRLEMFESALPGARFQLQAARDPDSGPNSVQQYKLSNNDHFRLEVKDRGEDRKMPILILQKQLDRESAKNHRLLLTAIDGGKPARSGTIEIIVEVLDVNDNSPVFTKDVYSVMLGENSPVGATVIQVKATDLDEDANGEIIYSFGNGVDDKILRLFGLDPNTGELTVKGLIDYEVNNIYDIDIQASDKGPVPLATDKSVIVKIIDVNDNAPEIEVTSFSKAIPEDSRPGTTVALISVNDLDSGLNGKVLCSVMEDLPFKLLSSLQDNMYSVVTKSPLDREKVSQYDLTIVAKDAGQPSLSSVKTISVVVSDVNDNSPEFSLSPYTFYVTENNHPGASVFSVSASDRDIDENAFISYHILRDSGEENKWASFLNLNSENGNIVALKSFDFETLKTFKFQVVATDSGTPSLSSNVTINVFILDQNDNAPVILYPVSANGSAEGVEEIPRNVNAGHLVSKVRAYDADIGYNGWLLFSLQEVTDHSLFALDRYTGQIRTLRSFTETDEAEHKLVILVKDNGNVSLSATATVIINVVEPKEAFAASDVKSAVKDEEENSVTFYLIITLGSVSALFITSIIVLIIMQCSKAPDDSSKYLQDVNYDGTLCNSIQYRSGDKRYMLVGPRMSIGSTIVPGSNGNTLVVPDHRRSASGEMRSETLRQDPRSRPQSLSHTQPRKLTPKVPYCFYKMVTNVIRAVNINILSYPW from the coding sequence ATGGAACATAGAGGATGCAGGGCATGGCGCGAGCGACAGCCGTCGGTCACCTACATGGTTGCTTTGATTTTCTTTTGGATCGGAGCTTCAGCTCAGATAAGATATTCCATCTCTGAAGAACTTAAGGAAGGAACTGTCGTGGGGAATATAGCTAAAGATTTGGGAATAGATCTGAGCACCTTGAAGGAAAGGGGTTGTCGAATCGTGTCTGGCTCGACCGAGCCCCCTTTCCAGCTAAACCAGAATGACGGTATCTTGTATGTGACCCGAAAAATAGACCGAGAGGAGGTGTGCGATCGGATCACGGTGTGTTTGATCAACCTGAAAACCGTTCTAGAGAACCCGCTGGAGATCCATTATGTCGCGGTGGAGGTGTTAGATGTTAACGACCATTCTCCCAGCTTTCCCGAGAAAGATAAACGGTTAGAGATGTTTGAGTCAGCCTTACCAGGGGCGCGTTTTCAGCTACAAGCGGCGCGTGACCCAGATAGTGGCCCAAACTCTGTTCAACAATATAAACTGAGTAACAATGATCATTTTCGTTTGGAAGTTAAAGATAGAGGTGAGGACCGTAAAATGCCTATTTTGATTTTACAAAAGCAGTTAGATAGGGAGTCTGCTAAGAATCATAGATTACTGCTTACAGCCATTGATGGAGGAAAACCAGCGAGGTCTGGGACTATCGAAATAATCGTTGAGGTATTGGATGTTAATGATAACTCACCTGTCTTCACTAAAGACGTATACTCTGTAATGCTTGGTGAAAATTCTCCTGTCGGTGCAACTGTCATTCAGGTAAAAGCAACCGATTTGGACGAAGATGCAAACGGTGAAATTATATATTCATTTGGTAATGGTGTAGATGACAAGATACTGCGACTATTTGGATTGGATCCGAATACTGGTGAACTAACCGTAAAAGGTCTGATAGATTATGAGGTAAACAATATTTATGACATTGATATACAGGCATCTGATAAGGGACCCGTTCCATTGGCAACAGACAAAAGCGTAATTGTAAAGATTATTGACGTGAACGATAATGCGCCAGAGATAGAAGTGACATCATTTTCCAAGGCAATCCCCGAAGATTCCAGACCCGGAACCACTGTAGCACTAATAAGTGTTAATGATTTAGACTCTGGTCTCAATGGGAAAGTTTTATGTTCTGTAATGGAAGACTTGCCTTTCAAGCTATTGTCGTCTTTACAGGATAACATGTATTCTGTAGTCACCAAGTCACCACTGGATAGAGAGAAAGTATCTCAATATGATCTAACAATAGTAGCAAAAGACGCAGGCCAGCCGTCTCTGTCATCTGTAAAGACTATTAGTGTTGTAGTATCAGATGTGAATGATAACAGTCCAGAGTTTTCACTGAGCCCCTATACTTTCTATGTCACTGAGAATAACCACCCAGGCGCCTCAGTATTTTCCGTGAGTGCTTCAGATCGTGACATAGATGAAAACGCCTTTATTTCATATCATATTCTTAGAGACAGTGGCGAGGAGAACAAATGGGCATCTTTCCTCAACCTAAATTCAGAAAATGGGAACATTGTTGCGCTTAAAAGCTTTGATTTTGAAACCCTCAAAACATTCAAATTCCAAGTTGTAGCTACAGACTCTGGAACTCCGTCACTAAGCAGCAACGTCACAATAAACGTGTTCATTCTGGATCAGAACGACAACGCTCCAGTGATCTTGTATCCAGTCAGCGCTAATGGTTCCGCTGAAGGTGTGGAGGAGATTCCCCGCAATGTGAACGCAGGACATTTGGTATCTAAAGTGAGAGCCTATGACGCTGATATAGGATATAACGGCTGGTTATTATTTTCACTGCAGGAAGTTACTGACCACAGTCTCTTTGCCTTGGACCGTTATACAGGACAGATAAGGACACTTCGGTCATTCACAGAGACAGACGAGGCTGAGCATAAACTGGTCATACTGGTAAAAGACAATGGGAACGTTTCACTCTCAGCAACAGCTACTGTGATTATCAACGTTGTGGAGCCCAAAGAGGCTTTTGCAGCTTCTGATGTTAAAAGCGCAGTaaaagacgaggaggagaacagcgttacattttatttgatcatCACTTTGGGGTCAGTTTCAGCACTTTTTATCACCAGTATCATCGTGTTGATTATAATGCAGTGCTCCAAAGCCCCAGACGATTCCTCCAAGTATTTACAAGATGTGAATTACGACGGGACACTGTGCAACAGCATCCAGTACAGATCCGGAGACAAACGGTACATGTTAGTTGGACCCAGAATGAGTATAGGTTCTACTATAGTCCCGGGCAGCAATGGGAATACTCTAGTGGTACCCGACCACAGGAGGAGTGCTTCTGGAGAG
- the LOC129827757 gene encoding protocadherin alpha-3-like translates to MEQRGCRAWREPRQWVTYMVALIFFWIGASAQIRYSISEELKEGTVVGNIAKDLGIDLSTLKERGFRIVSGSNEPLFQLNQNDGILYVNRKIDREEVCERSSVCLINLKTVLENPLEIHYVSVEVLDVNDHSPSFPEKEKRLEIFESALPGARFQLQAARDPDGGIYSVQQYKLSQNYHFRLEVKERGEDRKTPSLILQKPLDREAVKSHILLLTAIDGGKPPRSGDMRITVDVSDVNDNPPVFTEDAYSVFLNENANIGTTVIQVNATDLDEGSNGEVVYSFGNDVEGEVLECFDLDPITGEIIVTGLIDFEENNKYEIDIQASDKGAATLTTDKTVIIKIVDVNDNAPEIEVTSFSNSISEDSRPGTTVALISVNDLDSGLNGKVVCSLTEDNPFKLTPSLQESMYSVVTKSPLDREKQSEYDVTIVAKDAGQPSLSSVKTFSVVVSDVNDNSPEFSLSPYTFYVTENNHPGASLFCVSASDRDINENAIISYHILRNGGDDNKWASFLNINSENGNILALKSFDFETLKTFKFQVVATDSGTPSLSSNVTVNVFILDQNDNAPVILYPVSANGSTEGVEEIPRNVNAGHLVTKVRAYDADIGYNGWLLFSLQEVTDHSLFGLDRYTGQIRTLRLFTETDEADHKLVTLVKDNGNVSLSATATVIINVVEPKEAFAASDVKSAVKDEEENSVTFYLIITLGSVSALFIISIFVLIIMQCSKAPDDSSKYLQDVNYDGTLCHSIQYRSGDKRYMLVGPRMSIGSTIVPGSNGNTLVVPDHRRRASGEVRN, encoded by the coding sequence ATGGAACAAAGAGGATGCAGGGCATGGCGCGAGCCACGGCAGTGGGTCACCTACATGGTTGCTTTGATTTTCTTTTGGATCGGAGCTTCAGCTCAGATAAGATACTCCATCTCTGAAGAGCTTAAGGAAGGGACTGTCGTGGGGAATATAGCTAAGGATTTGGGAATAGATCTGAGCACCTTGAAGGAGAGGGGATTTCGAATCGTGTCTGGCTCGAACGAGCCCCTTTTCCAGCTAAACCAGAATGATGGCATCTTGTACGTGAACCGAAAAATAGACCGAGAGGAGGTGTGTGAACGGAGCAGCGTGTGTTTGATCAACCTGAAAACCGTTCTAGAGAACCCGCTGGAGATCCATTATGTCTCAGTGGAAGTGTTAGATGTTAACGACCATTCTCCCAGCTTTCCCGAGAAAGAGAAACGGTTAGAGATATTTGAGTCAGCCTTACCAGGGGCGCGATTTCAGCTACAAGCAGCTCGTGACCCAGACGGTGGGATATATTCCGTTCAACAATATAAACTAAGTCAAAATTATCATTTCCGTTTAGAGGTTAAAGAACGAGGTGAGGACCGTAAAACCCCTAGTCTTATTTTACAGAAACCACTAGATAGAGAGGCTGTAAAGAGCCATATACTGCTGCTTACAGCTATTGATGGAGGAAAACCTCCAAGATCTGGAGACATGAGAATAACTGTAGATGTATCCGATGTCAATGATAACCCCCCAGTTTTTACTGAAGATGCTTACTCTGTATTTTTGAATGAAAACGCTAATATAGGAACAACAGTCATACAGGTCAACGCCACTGATCTGGACGAGGGTTCTAATGGGGAAGTTGTCTATTCATTTGGTAATGACGTGGAAGGGGAGGTCCTGGAATGTTTTGATTTAGACCCGATTACTGGCGAAATAATTGTCACAGGACTTATTGATTTTGAAGAAAATAACAAGTATGAGATCGATATACAAGCGTCAGACAAAGGGGCAGCTACTTTGACAACAGACAAAACTGTAATTATTAAAATTGTGGATGTCAACGATAATGCACCTGAGATTGAAGTGACATCATTCTCAAACTCAATATCAGAGGATTCCAGACCCGGTACCACTGTAGCACTAATCAGTGTTAATGATTTGGACTCTGGTCTCAACGGGAAAGTTGTCTGCTCTCTAACTGAGGACAACCCTTTCAAATTAACGCCATCTTTACAAGAAAGCATGTACTCTGTAGTCACCAAGTCACCACTGGATAGGGAAAAACAGTCTGAATATGATGTTACAATCGTTGCTAAAGACGCAGGCCAGCCGTCCCTGTCATCTGTAAAGACTTTTAGTGTTGTAGTATCAGATGTGAATGATAACAGTCCAGAGTTTTCACTGAGCCCCTATACTTTCTATGTCACTGAGAATAACCACCCAGGCGCCTCACTATTTTGTGTCAGTGCATCTGATCGTGACATAAATGAAAACGCAATTATTTCATATCATATTCTGAGAAACGGTGGTGACGATAACAAATGGGCATCTTTCCTCAACATAAATTCAGAAAATGGAAACATTTTGGCGCTAAAAAGCTTTGACTTTGAAACGTTAAAAACATTCAAATTCCAAGTTGTAGCTACAGACTCTGGAACTCCGTCACTAAGCAGCAACGTCACAGTGAACGTGTTCATTCTGGATCAGAACGACAACGCTCCAGTGATCTTGTATCCAGTCAGCGCTAACGGTTCCACTGAAGGTGTGGAGGAGATTCCTCGCAATGTGAACGCAGGCCATTTGGTGACTAAAGTGAGAGCCTATGACGCTGATATAGGATATAACGGCTGGTTATTATTTTCACTGCAGGAAGTTACTGACCACAGTCTCTTTGGCCTGGACCGCTATACAGGACAGATAAGGACACTTCGGTTATTCACAGAGACCGACGAGGCTGATCATAAACTGGTCACACTGGTGAAAGACAATGGGAACGTTTCACTCTCAGCAACAGCTACTGTGATTATCAACGTTGTGGAGCCCAAAGAGGCTTTTGCAGCTTCTGATGTTAAAAGCGCAGTaaaagacgaggaggagaacagcgttacattttatttgatcatCACTTTGGGGTCAGTTTCAGCACTTTTTATCATCAGTATCTTCGTGTTGATTATAATGCAGTGCTCCAAAGCCCCAGACGATTCCTCCAAGTATTTACAAGATGTGAATTACGACGGGACACTGTGCCACAGCATCCAGTACAGATCCGGAGACAAACGGTACATGTTAGTTGGACCCAGAATGAGTATAGGTTCTACTATTGTCCCGGGCAGCAATGGGAATACTCTAGTGGTACCTGACCACAGGAGGAGAGCTTCTGGAGAGGTAAGAAATTGA
- the LOC129827747 gene encoding protocadherin alpha-3-like isoform X21 produces the protein MEQRGCGAWRERRQRVVFMVAMFLFWTVASAQIRYSISEELMEGTVVGNIAKDLGIDLSTLKERGFRIVSGSTEHLFQLNQNDGILSVNRKIDREEVCERSSVCLINLKTVLENPLEIHYVSVEVLDVNDHSPSFPEKEKRLEISESRLPGARFQLQAARDPDEGPFSVQQYTLSHNDHFRLEVKDRGEDGKIPFLVLQKPLDREAVRSHKLLLTAIDGGKPPRSGTLEISVDVLDVNDNTPMFTKDIYSVSVNENAPLGTMVIKVNATDLDSGQNGNVIYSFGNDVNSNLRKLFDVDTITGEITVKGQIDFEERDSYLVDIQASDQGQLPLTIDKSVKIKIVDLNDNAPEIEVTSFSKAIPEDSRPGTTVALISVTDLDSGLNGKVLCHVLEDVPFTLLPSLHDNMYSVVTKSPLDREKVSQYDLTIVAKDAGQPSLSSVKTISVVVSDVNDNSPEFSLSPYTFYVTENNHPGASVFSVSASDRDINENTIISYHILRDGGDVNKWASFLNINSENGNILALKSFDFETLKTFKFQVVATDSGTPSLSSNVTINVFILDQNDNAPVILYPVSANGSAEGVEEIPRNVNAGHLVSKVRAYDADIGYNGWLLFSLQEVTDHSLFALDRYTGQIRTLRSFTETDEAEHKLVILVKDNGNVSLSATATVIINVVEPKEAFAASDVKSAVKDEEENSVTFYLIITLGSVSALFITSIIVLIIMQCSKAPDDSSKYLQDVNYDGTLCHSIQYRSGDKRYMLVGPRMSIGSTIVPGSNGNTLVVPDHRRRASGEMRSETLRQDPRSRPQSLSHTQPRKLTPKVPYCFYKMVTNVIRAVNINILSYPW, from the coding sequence ATGGAACAAAGAGGATGCGGGGCATGGCGGGAGCGACGGCAGAGAGTCGTCTTCATGGTTGCTATGTTTTTGTTTTGGACCGTGGCATCTGCACAGATAAGATACTCCATCTCTGAAGAGCTTATGGAAGGAACTGTCGTGGGGAATATAGCTAAGGATTTGGGAATAGATCTGAGTACCTTGAAGGAGAGGGGATTTCGAATCGTGTCCGGGTCGACCGAGCACCTTTTCCAGCTAAACCAGAATGACGGCATCTTGTCTGTGAACCGAAAAATAGACCGAGAGGAGGTGTGTGAACGGAGCAGCGTGTGTTTGATCAACCTGAAAACCGTTCTAGAGAACCCGCTGGAGATCCATTATGTCTCAGTGGAGGTGTTAGACGTTAACGACCATTCTCCCAGCTTTCCCGAGAAAGAGAAACGATTAGAGATTTCAGAGTCCAGGTTACCCGGGGCGCGATTTCAGCTACAAGCAGCGCGTGACCCAGATGAAGGTCCGTTCTCCGTTCAACAATATACACTGAGTCATAATGACCATTTTCGTTTGGAAGTTAAAGATCGAGGTGAGGACGGTAAAATTCCGTTTTTGGTTTTACAGAAGCCACTAGATAGAGAGGCTGTAAGAAGCCATAAATTACTCCTCACTGCCATTGATGGTGGAAAACCACCCAGATCTGGAACTCTCGAAATATCAGTGGATGTACTGGATGTTAATGACAATACTCCTATGTTCACTAAAGATATATATTCTGTAAGTGTAAATGAAAACGCTCCTTTGGGAACTATGGTAATAAAGGTAAATGCCACCGATTTAGATAGTGGCCAGAATGGGAATGTAATTTACTCATTTGGCAATGACGTCAACAGCAATTTAAGGAAACTTTTTGATGTGGACACCATTACAGGTGAAATAACTGTAAAAGGACAAATAGATTTTGAGGAAAGGGATAGCTATCTGGTTGATATACAGGCATCCGATCAAGGACAACTTCCTCTGACAATAGACAAAAGCGTCAAAATTAAAATCGTTGACCTCAACGACAATGCACCTGAGATTGAGGTGACATCATTTTCTAAGGCAATTCCCGAAGATTCTAGGCCCGGAACCACGGTGGCACTGATTAGTGTTACTGATTTGGACTCTGGTCTCAATGGGAAAGTTCTCTGCCATGTATTGGAAGACGTACCTTTCACACTATTGCCATCTCTACATGACAACATGTACTCTGTAGTCACCAAGTCACCACTAGATAGAGAGAAAGTATCTCAATATGATCTAACAATAGTAGCAAAAGACGCAGGCCAGCCGTCACTGTCATCTGTAAAGACTATTAGTGTTGTAGTATCAGATGTGAATGATAACAGTCCAGAGTTTTCACTGAGCCCCTATACTTTCTATGTCACTGAGAATAACCACCCAGGCGCCTCAGTATTTTCCGTGAGTGCATCTGATCGTGACATAAATGAAAACACTATTATTTCATATCATATTCTCAGAGACGGTGGTGACGTGAACAAATGGGCATCTTTTCTCAACATAAATTCAGAAAATGGAAACATTTTGGCGCTAAAAAGCTTTGACTTTGAAACGTTAAAAACATTCAAATTCCAAGTTGTAGCTACAGACTCTGGAACTCCGTCACTAAGCAGCAACGTCACAATAAACGTGTTCATTCTGGATCAGAACGACAACGCTCCAGTGATCTTGTATCCAGTCAGCGCTAACGGTTCCGCTGAAGGTGTGGAGGAGATTCCCCGCAATGTGAACGCAGGACATTTGGTATCTAAAGTGAGAGCCTATGACGCTGATATAGGATATAACGGCTGGTTATTATTTTCACTGCAGGAAGTTACTGACCACAGTCTCTTTGCTTTGGACCGCTATACAGGACAGATAAGGACACTTCGGTCATTCACAGAGACAGACGAGGCTGAGCATAAACTGGTCATACTGGTAAAAGACAATGGGAACGTTTCACTCTCAGCAACAGCTACTGTGATTATCAACGTTGTGGAGCCCAAAGAGGCTTTTGCAGCTTCTGATGTTAAAAGCGCAGTaaaagacgaggaggagaacagcgttacattttatttgatcatCACTTTGGGGTCAGTTTCAGCACTTTTTATCACCAGTATCATCGTGTTGATTATAATGCAGTGCTCCAAAGCCCCAGACGATTCCTCCAAGTATTTACAAGATGTGAATTACGACGGGACACTGTGCCACAGCATCCAGTACAGATCCGGAGACAAACGGTACATGTTAGTTGGACCCAGAATGAGTATAGGTTCTACTATAGTCCCGGGCAGCAATGGGAATACTCTAGTGGTACCTGACCACAGGAGGAGAGCTTCTGGAGAG